ttgaATATACAACATGCTTCCACTTACATAAGTAAGAACTTGAAGAGGcaaaaacaaatgaaaagaaGGTAAATGGCATGACCTGCAAAAAAGATGCCTCTACCGCAAGAGAATCCCTCATACCAAATCGAAAATAATCACCTTTTCCCACAATTTCTGTTCGAGGAATTGACGCAGCAACCTCTGCCACAGCAAGCAATACAGATCACACATAATGTTATACCACACATTGAAATCAAGTGCTTTTTTATCCTATGAATCTCATTATATCAATAAATTAAGCATGTGGATAATGGACAGAAGTAGTTTAGATTGGACACTCGAGGTTGTTGATCTGACAAAAAGTTCCACCCGAGTAAGCATGCCCACCAACGCAGGAGTTGCCTCAGAACCCACAATTTGTAGCAAAACACAATTATTTAACCActtgttaaatttataaatctAATGAACATGGGTTCTTTACAAAAACCTATAATTTGCTCAAACTCCTTATTCACATTCGTTGTTAGAAGGACAATACAATCACCTGTTAATTAGGATGCATTGCCTTTGCCATGATGTGATTCCAAGACCATCTACCAGTGTAAGACCTAATACCATTTGTCACAACCATTTGCCGTGAATGCAGTGGATTAAGGGATGCATCAACAGTATAAGTTTTAACAATTCTAGGAGAGAGATATTTAGTCCATAACAGATCCCCAATCCTCTAAGATCATACTGTGcacaattttttcttttacattCAATATAGGATGAGGTATCACGACAACAGCCACGAGATAGCTGTTATCTATAAGGGTAGTCTTAAGCATATTGTGGATATGGTTCTAAAACAATTTTTGTATAAGTTCCATATCAAAATTTACACTTTCATTTCCAAAGCATCTTGAAAATTTATTACTAAAAATAATTGATCAGGAGTAAAACAACGCCATCATGCTATTCCTCAAGTATCCGCCACCTGGTTTTTGAACGTCAATCAATAAATTTCAGCACAAACAATTGACTATATCTCAAACCCCCTATGCAGGtttcataatattatattatgatcAACTGGTCCAATGTGAACTATAGGAAGCCACTGAAATACAATGACCTTTTCGTGTTACCCTTGGGAAGTGCATCCAATTGTTGAATAGAAGAGAACAAAAGGAGGGATAGACAATCCTCACAGAAGATTTCAAGTATTTTATTCATATTCCCTAAAACCTCTCTGTCACTTCACAAAGTGAAGcagatataattttaaataccaCAGCTTTCTCCTTCTAAAGAATCGGGTAAATTCAGAGAGTAATTCATAGTATCCTTGTCCACCGTAAAGTATAAACAGCAAGCCACAAGCTTATGCTCCCTCCACTATTTCCGGCAAAAATAGCTTCCAGCTCATGGATTTTTGCCTTCCCAGCTCATGGGCATACTGTAGTTTAATTGATCGAAGCTCTTGATTTATATTGTCTACATTTTTCATTCTTTATTCTTTGCTTTTAAGAAGaagataatttattattttaaaataagccTAAAAAGTTGATTAAAATGGAGTTTCTACACGCCAGATGCTAATGCCTGCCATTCCCAACTTATTTATTAGTTTACCCAACCTACCACTATTTAAaatgattgtttattacaagaAGAAATCCTCTTTACATCATAGGATCTCCATAAATGAAGATCTCTGAGTTTATCACACAGATAAAGAAGCCTAAAATGTGAAGGCAATCACGATAGAATCAACCAGAAACAGATAGCATCTGCTTCATGTCCCTCACATATCCCTCAACTCCTTTGATCTCCACAGGATCACAAGAAGTTCATATAAGACTAATCATAAATTTGATATATGTCATTCGATCAGCTAATCACCGGAAAATAACATCTCTTCTACTCTATACTGTATACAATCCCTACGTCTATGTCCAGAAAATTAGCATGCTccaattcaatattcaaatctcACAAGCGTCCTTTGTGGATAGCAAATAAATGAAAGCAGTAAAACTATAGATAATGCAGATTAAAACTATTCAAACACAATATCGTTCTGAGGTATATTTCCAGATAAACCAAGAAAACCCTTCAATGAATAGGGGCTTACCATTTACAGCCAAAGGGACCTTGCAGAAGTACCACCAAACATCACCGCCATCTGAGGGACTGCTAGTGCGAGCAAGGTATTTCTGCCTGCCTTCACATTGATCAATCTCATTAGCCAATCTCCTTATATTAGACGGCGTATTCTTTAACATGTCCGGTGAGGTCTCATCAATCTCCCCAGCACCAGACCCCATATTGGGTTGCATTATTGTCGTCTTTTTCAcctcaaaaaaatcaaatttatagtAGGTTTCActatcaaaaaaagaaaaagtgcTACACCAATGTTGGGGCTTCCTTAGTTTTCACCAAAATTCCTTCCCAAATTTACAAGAACCTTTTCCAGCTGAATCAACGTATACCAAGAAAATAATCAACTGCAAAGGGGATATTAGCAAAAACACCCAACGGTATTCATCCCCTTCCCTTTTTTCTCACCGCTACTCGATAAAGTTTGGATTTTCGACCAAAACGGTATGATTCATGCTAATCCCCCCAACTTCAATCCATTAAATTGGAGGAAATCGTCAGTTGCGGTCATTTAATGAAGAAGATCGAGCAACCATAAATCATTTAACCAAAACTCCAATAATGGGACGATCTTCGCGACATGCATTGAAGTTCAATGCATGTTCAAACTATGATACTCTCAGAATACCTTAACGTTCCGCAATCAAAGAAAGACTACGGGCCCCATGGCGAATCCAAAAGAAAAAGACCAATGAAGGGAAACTCTGGAAATTTTCAAATAGCAAACAGGGGAAAAAAGATCAATAAATAATAATGGAATGGGAAGCGGAGTAGGAGCTGAATGCCGGTGCAACAATCTCAAATGTTCTCGTCGCCTCATTCGGATTGCCTTTAAATAATATAGAACGGGAAGCGGAGTTGGTGTTGAATGCTGGCGCAACAATCTCAAATGTTCTAgtcaaatcatattatttatttattgataacCTTCCAGATGTTCGAATGTGAGGCAATATAAAGAGTTCGtgttgaaaatttttgaatttatcgaaaatttggatataatatgatattgatatcaaaattttcgatataataataatatagaatttgaaaattttcatcatATAATCGGTATGTTAATTATACatatcgaaaatttcggtataataGTATATTTTTAATGCCGTAACTTTTTATACAATATACGATATATATTTTCGATATGATacgataccgtatgaaatttcGATATGCAATAATCTTGTTTCACGTTAATTAAGACCGATGCTATGGAAATAAGCATGAGTTTTGCACATTTTTGAACATAGATGGATCTTAATAAACTTCGAGAAaatataaatactaaaaatttaaTAGGGTTGGATATTATAAAAACAACTCTTTGGGAAGAATATCTCTGAACCTTTGTCGGTTGTTCATGGTTGAATTAATTACGATACGTGAAAGGTTGAAGTTCGTACATAGGAAAAGGTTCCAAAATGTACATGTTATGATCAACTTTCTTTTGACGATGCAAGTAGTCAACGGCTTGTTATACGAGAGACTGTGCCTCAGAGATCAATGATTTAATGCTAACTTCAAGTGCTCTCAGACTCGATCATATCTGTAGAACATCAAACTGAGTTGCTCTTTTTTTAGCtgcttttgatttttctttccgATCATCATTTTTTGGATGCTTGAGACTTTTTCTACTTAGCTTATGAACTTTGTAATGACGGACTTTTcatattaattgatttaaaagttgcttaaaaaaaaaaaaaaaactactgcTTTTCCAACAAACAAGAAAAGACAAATGTTTGGATTTACATTGTACACCTTAAAAAGAACGAGAAAAGAATCACGTGGGATGAATTTGCAAGGTAAGAACATATGATTGGATTCTTTTCTGAGCAAACAATTTTACGATACAACTCAAATTGCTTAAGATTTTATTGggtcatattatatttttaaattaatgctGAATTTGATGTTTGTCATTGATATCAAATTGAACTTAATATTATGTTAGAAGctatgaaaatgagaaaagGAAATATGTTTTGGAGAATAAGAGTGTTAGGTCATAAATTCAACGGATTGCACCCCAAAAATATGAGTttataagttattttttttattaattttaattttaatgttattgattttattttgggATGAGCAAATGTGAAAAAAATTTCGACAACATTTTTGGTAACATTTTTAATTAACGAGGAGTTAACTTCTTTTAACTTTAAGGCAGTGTTTGGTTTAAATAAAAGGATTACTGAATGATTAATacataaatgataaaatataagACAAATAAAGATTTGTATGGTATGCTCAAATCCTTGTTGTGTTTGGTTAGATTTGTATGGTCTGATTAACTAATCACTTAACTTTGTACTACCAAAAATACCCTTTGacatatttgtttaatttttaatttcagaCCTTACTATCCGCACATTTCCTTTATACATTTCCTCCGCACACTATCCTCGATGAAAACCCTAGCCAACAAAAATGTAAAGAGCTCTGCATAGATCTACGAATTTTTCTCGAAAATCTCATGATCGTGATGTGTTACAGGTCAATCCGACATTCGAAGGAGTGATATTGGATTGTGCAGGTTCATATTTGGTCGAAATCGCGAGAATATGTAACAGATAAAATATTGTGAGAAAGGAAATTCGATCTCTAACTTTTTTACTGGCCGTGAATGTGAGTTCAAATGTTTATTCTATACAAGTAGTTAAAAATGGTTTGAGCTTACCTTGAACCATTTCCAAGATTCGTTGGTACAAGCATCATCGACAGCGGATGGTTTAACCAGTAATATAGGATGTAACATGAGAAATGATCGGAGCACTTGATGGAAACGGGTGCTGATTATATGGCCACTACGTACATAGTCATGACCAACAAGTCGAGTTTTCTTGTGATGAGCCAATATAGACAGAAACATGGTGACCTTCTCTTCAATACGGACATATCTAGACTCGACTAGTCCTCCAATATGAGTTAGCGAGTAACACAATCGTTCAAATGCATTCTTATTCATTCGCAAGTTCACCACACATTGAACATCTCCTATTTCAATAATCCGGTGCAAATGGTTCATTTGCACATTGATTCTTTGTGTCATGCTACAGGAGATTGTTGTTTTACGCGTCTTGCAAAGTTGTTTTGCACGTAACTTAAGTCGATGTCATCTCAAGAGTAACATAATCAAGAAGGATCGACATATGATTTGGTGCAGCATCACAAAAAGTAGAACGTGTCTACGCATATGGTCATCTATCGAAGATACTTCAAAACAAATTGTAGTTTAAAATGTGTTTAACAATGCATTTCCGGATACCCAATAGAATTTCATATATTGTAAACGAAGACAGTATTGTAGGTTGAACAACAAATTTCTTGTTGACGAATGCTTGTTTAAAAACACATCCACATATATAATGCTTGTTTAAAAACACATCCACATATACttgaaaacaaattaaaatgcaATACGAAAAGCAGTAGTTTCTTGAATATTAACAAAATTATcactatttaaaaaaatattcgatTATTACACGACCATCTTTCACAGTGTCTTAAGTAATAAATTGACAGATGATTATTCATATTTGGTCTTCGACTGTAACGACATAACATAGATGAAATCTAAAAAAAAGCTCGGCAGAAGAATAATCTTACAAACctaaaatttctgaaaatttcgcaactgacataaaaaaatttaacctataacaaaactttatttttacaacaGTTTCTGTAAATTCAATTATGAAACAAAGAATTTCAACACTATTGACATGATTTCGGAAGAATTCGCCGCAGCCAGCAAAAACCTAAGCCATTTCCCTTACTTTGTACGATGTTGTTTAGATGGAGGAAGACAATTGTTGGGCTTCTTGGTTGGGATGATATGACAGAAACATAATTTCTCACAAACCATAAACAGAAAGAAATGTCATTTAACAACACAGTGAGAGCCTCCTAAGATTTCAGAAAATTTCGCAACTGACATCAGAAAATTTCGCAACTgacaaaactttatttttacaacaGCTTCTGCAAATTCAAGTAAGAAACAAAGAATTTCAACACTATTGACTTGATTTCGGAAGAATTCGCCGCAGACAGCAAAAACCTAAGCCATTTCTCTTACTTCGTACCTTGTTGTTTAGATGGAGGAAGACAATTGTTGGGCTTCTTCGTTGGGATAAAGGGTGTTATAGGAAAAGCCACGTTTGATAGAAACAAGGATTATTAATATTGGGTTGTGATATGAGTTTATTTTAACCATGTTAGACTGTGTTTGGTTCAAATGATAGGATTACTAAATGATTAtcacataaacaattaaaaatgtGATTACTTCAGATTTGTATGTAGTGCTCAAATAGGTGTTGCGTTTGGTTTGATTTTAAAGTGTGTGATTAACTAATAAATTAACTTTCTAGTACCAAAACTACCCTTTCAcatatttgtttaattattaaattcagaCCAACTTTTATCTCCTATCCTCAAATTTCTTTCGACAACTATCCTCCACCCAATATCTTCGACGAAAACCCTAGCCGACATCAACGTGAATATGTCCGCAAAGATGTATGAAATCTTCCCCACAATCTGTGGATCGTGATGTGTTCCAGGTGAATCATACATCCGAAAGAGTGAATTTTCGATTGTTCTTGTTCTCTTTCCGTCGACTTAGCCATAAATTTTGACAGATAAAATATTGTGCGGAAGGAAAGTGAATCTCCAACCTTGTCACTGGTCGTTAATGTGAGTATTTCTGGAAAAATGGTAGTGTTTGTGTTATTTACAAATTTAGTTTCATttccgaatttttttttgtaaatatgtgGGAAAAAAACTTTTTGTAAGTTTACAACAACCGAAATGGATTGCAAGTTATATGGGTGtagtttttaaatgttattaaaCAATGATTTGTTTGTTTCTCGTTCGTGTAggatttaattttcatattctGTGACGAATCTGAAAAATATTATACTAGTTCTTTGTAGTAAATAAATTGATGTAGTTTATGAATGAATAGTTGTGTAAAACTTCAATTCGATGAGATGTCTGTAGCTACataactaattttaaaattcattcaaCTAATCTTTTCCATAGCTTTCATGGATGTGAAGACACCACCACAATGCGAGTGCGGCAATGGGTCTATGGTATTACGTGAAGCTGGTCAATACTCAACCCGACCAGGCCAATATTACTTTATATGTCCCGCCGGTTTGAAACATCGGAACCGATTCTTTTGGTACGATGAGTATAATGTGGAAAAGATTTCTGGGAACAATGAACCATCATCGAAAAATGAAATGGGTTCAAATGCGTCACAAAATCCCATGTCTCCTTTAACATTTCGTCGGCACACACAAGCATGCAATGCAGCTTCTAGTTCACAAACTTCTACTCTGAAGAATACCGATACAATTGACACGAAACAACAGATTCGGTTATGGCATCTACCACATCCGGGAGACCCAGTAATGCAGTGGAGCACACACCTTTATCTGTGGAACAACTTTGTTGTTGTTTTGGATGCTTTTGCCTATTACTGTGTTTGCTGATGTTTTTCATGGTTgttattataatttctaaataaatattgtGCTGTGACTAGGTTTTTTGTTATGTGTTACCTGTTGTTAAATGTATAACACGTTGATGTTATACAATTACATATACACAGTACTGGAAGTTGggcaaaaaaaatttcttctatatgGTTATATTTCAGAATAAATACTAATATaacacaaaataaattttaagtcaatatgaaatgcaagtcTTTCTTTAGCATTAACAAAATCCTCGTTGTTTAAATATGGATTACTACACGCACATCTACCACCATGTCTTAAGTAATCAGAGGAGAAATTATTATTCGGTTTTGGTTTTCCAgtgtaattaaatattactgaTGAAATCGCATAAGAAGGTCGGCAGAAAATTAATATAACAAAGGATAGATACAACGATTAAGTCAAACACATATAACATaaacacaaaacaaaacaagattGAGTTAAACTTCCTCAACTAAGTAGGAAACAACAGATTTTAGCTAGAAAACATAAACGGGAAGAAAGGTCAGTTAACGACACAGTGAGAGCCTCCTCAAATTTATACAAACTAGGGCAAAGTAAAACCGAGAATTTAAAATTAGAAAACTTAAATTCGATAACAGATTCTGCAAATTAAACTGTGAAACAAAGAATTTAAACACTAAAATCACCGGATTTCCGAAGCTTTCAACGCAGACACGAAATGCGTAAGCGACAGTCCTTGCTTCCTTCGTACGTTGTTGTCTAGTTGGGCGAAGAGATTTTTGTTCAGCTTTTGGGTTGGATGAAAGggtaaaataggaaaagatacGACAGATACAAAGCATGACTAATAATAATGGGCTGGGGCAAAGGTTTATTTAAACCAACCTAGTACAATAAAGTCCATTGGATAGGGGATTGGGTGGGTTTAGTTAAAAAGGAGCATTGGATTAAGAtggaaaaaattaaacaaacctACTTTATCAGGCCTACCAAATGCTGCGTTAGTATAATATAGTCCATTGGACTGTGGATTGGGTGGgtttaattaaaaatgtatCAAACTTTGGATTAGCATGAAAAAAACACAAACCTACTGAATCCATGCTAACGAAAGCTGCCTAAGTAATCAAtacaaacttcaaatttctataAGTGATATACAGATCGTTGGTCAAAATGTTACTGAAAATTTCTTCCCGGAGAAGATGGAACCACAAAATTTCGTTCATATTTGTTTGTCAGTTGCTGATTTTGAGCCACATTGATCATTCCCAACACATAAGCATGCATCATATTACTGATAACAGTGTTGTAGATCCCATCTTTATCCAAAACATTCGTAGACAAAGCTAACATCAGACACATTTACAAGACTGAGAGACCATCTCAAGTTATTTTTACCAGCGTCTACGCTCTGCTCCCTAGCTAGTATCCTCCCTGTATAAAGGCATTCAAGCGATTCAGTTCTTCCCGATGCTCGCTCACTACAGCACGGACCACGTCTCCAATGGACACCATGCCTATCATTCCCGTGTCATTGATCACCGGAATGTGCCTGATACGGTTATCTGCGAATCAAGAATTTCATTTGTAAATTAGCAGCTTTACTTCTAGAACCATTCATGTGACACattcttgatttttttcataGCCAGATGGCATGTGGGAAACCAGTTACCTGTCATGAGTTGCATTGCTTTCAGCGCTTTGGTGTCTGGCGTTACCGTAATGAGTTTGTTCTGCGCGCAATCGACATATATATCATAAGAGTTGAGATGTGTTCCTAATTTTTCGACAACGCTCGTTTTGAGTATACTATACCTCTTCGGTCATAATGTCTCCAACCTTTGTTGACTTCGATGACCGTCCTTGTACGATGATTTTCCTAAGATAATCTAAATCCACGGTAGGAAAATATTTCATCAAGAATAACTCTGCTAAATTCAGTTCTTTGAAGAAATCTAGTGATCTTGTCAATGTAGAATTTCAAACCGGATGAATCTGCCATACCATGCTTTCATTTCCTTTTTCCATATACTTCGGTATAAATGGCATGCAAATAACAAAGACTAGAACAGAGATTACAAGCTTCAATTATTTTGAGTCAAAGGAGAAGATAAAGGAATCAGATAAAGGAATCAATGTGCAAAGGTTAAATATTCCAAGAAAACAATCTCAACCTCTCTTCGAGTCAAAGATCAAGTCTACAATTACATTGAAATAACATGGAATGGTTTGCCTTACATAAAACAGTACACAAGCGTATGAAATTagacaaatacaaaaaatttagaGGGTCTCAAACCCAGGAATGGTCTCGGAAATCAAGTATTTTGAGAGGTCAAACTTACATTTTTCGAAAAGAGAACTACATGTTTGGTAGCACTACAGAAATGTAAGAGTACCTCTTTCTGTGATGATTCCAGCAATTGACTTCTGTTCTCCTGGTTGAACAACCACCAAAGCTCCAACATTGTGCTGTGTCATCTGTAATGGACTGGCGATATTCAGTCgttttcataataaattttactgatgaaatgatgaaaatttactATGAGTGGCGGAAATGAAGAAAAGCGAATTGATGCAAGAATGAAAGATATAATACTCTCACCGATTTAACAGCTTCGTACACAGTGTCATCTGTCGTGCACCAAAGCCAGGACCCATCTGCGCTTGTCCCTTTTCCTTTCAGAATATCGGATATCATGGTGCTTTCAAACCCATGCTCTTCCATTCGAGCAGCCGAGGCTGATTCGTGGCGTGCTAACATAAGAGGTCGCGTGGCAGGAGGCGCAAGACGCACATGATGTAGAACAGCATTCTTGAGCACATTCCCATGAGAAAAGAGAGCTTGAATTCCTCCTTGCATTGTTCCTATACTAAAAGAATATATTAGTACAGCTCCAAACAAATTAAAGTTGCTATACTCTGGTTAACTGGGGGCCGGGGGCCATGGCATATCacacaagaaaaattttaagatttCTGGTCTGGTTAGTCTACCCATCAGTATCAGAGTCATATAAACCCGAGATCAAGTCCCAAACagaaacgttttaaaataagtGAAGTAATCTTAAAATGTTTCACATATGACAGAAATGAATTAAAGGTACAGACGCTATGGTCTCCCCCTCTAACTGATGCTGTCCACAAATCCCACAATTCGCTAACAGCACATAAATCCAACGGCATAAAAGAGGTTTAGCTCAATATCATAACCCGGACTTGACTAGGTAAATCTTGAGTGTCATCTTGAACATCATTTCTCTCAAGTATACAAAAGGACTACTCGCATTCATATGCACATATAAAAAACAAATAGTAGCCTTTTGTGTCCGATACCAGTACTAAAGCGATCTGATGAAGGTTCTCCTTTGGTGGTATGAAAGAAGATAGAAAGTCTATCCAAACTCTCTTTAAGTACTTACCTACCTCTTGTTCACTCTTTTCTGGAGTCAAATCGAGAAATCTATACTTTTCGGGATAGTATCACAAGCTTCCCACAAATTGTTAATAGGAAAAGAGACTTTTCGACAACCGTTACAGCAACCACCGACGAAACTGGACCTCATCCTTAACCATCACAATTCTTATCTGTATCTTGAGCGTATGTCTTTGGAGACATTAAAAAACAACAAGAGTATAAACTAGAAGAATCCGAAACAAATACCACGTGCCATCTCAACATCAAATTTCTCAACCTATTCCGCCTCAACTATCTCAGCACAAAATTATTATCAACGCATTCACTCAACTCAAGATTGAAGATTCCCACAAAAGAAACACTGATTTTTcggtaaaaaaattaaaccagaTTTTCAAGAATCGCCAAAACAAGCAATCCATTCACAGATATCACACACACAAAGAATATAGTAAAGATTTGCGCAAGGGATTAGTACCTTACTCGTTGAAAGTGGAGTCAACTAAACTAGCTAACTGAAGTAGCAGTAAAATTCCCAAGAAATTTGATCCTCCTTATAGAATAATACGATTATTATTTTGGATAAATATGTAATGAGAAGTGCAACcttaaaatcataaaagcaTTTCCTTTTGCCATGATTTGATCACGACCCTACAGCAGCCCATTTGTTTCGTTTTATTCTGTGGTAATCGCACATGATAAGATTCTTATTCTTGGATTCCGTTGTGTTTctcatatatataatacaatCTATTGGAAACATGAATCAGATTATTTAATACCaccaaattatatttcaaagaTAATAACTGAATGAGCATGGATAGAgatatattgatttggtttatatttatattaaaaataatatttttgacattaaattaatattttcactCAAAACAACGTATATTGCATAATATatttgagtaagtctcttgtgggacggtctcacgaatctttatctgtgagatgagtcaatccTACCTATATtctcaataaaaagtaatattgttagcataaaaaataatatttttttattgataactcaaataagagatccgtctcacaaaatacaacccgtgagaccgtcNttttttttttttttttttgagatgttttaaatctgtaaaatataattcaatGAATTATAATATAAGAGTAAGTTTTTTGGGTCAAACaaaagttaaaataatttttattataataaaagttgcgtgaattgtttttttattataaagaatataaaataatagtaaaagttctataattaaaacataatataaaacTGATATTACTAAAACATAATATTGTACTTTTTTAAAAGACGTTATCTAAACAAATATAAGATAAAATTCGATACATATATCTTTTGGAATTATATCAGGCAAAGTACAAGAGTTTAACCAGTATATATATCTCAGcgtattaataaataatttcattGTACTGTTTTAGGTTAAGTTTATAGAATTACCATTGAAATACATATTAAGACATGGTTTCAAAACTAGTGTTGGGACTAATATTTTCGTGTAAACTTATCTTCAGACTCGttctttttaataaataattcaatactTCCTtcgttcaaaatatatatatttatttgttttttcatcaagattaaaaatataatttaaataacaaaatttacaatactacAGG
This genomic interval from Primulina huaijiensis isolate GDHJ02 chromosome 14, ASM1229523v2, whole genome shotgun sequence contains the following:
- the LOC140957634 gene encoding CBS domain-containing protein CBSX3, mitochondrial-like, which codes for MQGGIQALFSHGNVLKNAVLHHVRLAPPATRPLMLARHESASAARMEEHGFESTMISDILKGKGTSADGSWLWCTTDDTVYEAVKSMTQHNVGALVVVQPGEQKSIAGIITERDYLRKIIVQGRSSKSTKVGDIMTEENKLITVTPDTKALKAMQLMTDNRIRHIPVINDTGMIGMVSIGDVVRAVVSEHREELNRLNAFIQGGY